The proteins below are encoded in one region of Paracoccus methylovorus:
- the mfd gene encoding transcription-repair coupling factor, with translation MSSHPEHLILSGAPEGMDAALIARELSRGKPVIHIARDDRRMAAMRAALEFFAPAVAVLEFPAWDTTPYDRVSPAPAVMAARMAVLTALAHGAFKGPFVLLTTLSAVMQRVPAREVLRDASFSAAVGDRMDDAGLRAFLARMGFVQAPTVTEPGDFAVRGGIIDIFPPGESGPIRLDMFGDVLDGARRFDAETQRSTEKLDRIELAPMSEVILDEAAITRFRQNYRAEYGGGANDPLYEGISAGRKIAGMEHWLPWFHARLESLFDYLPDASVVTDDHLEQVRDARWHTITEQFDARREALARKGGTDSVYRPVPPNMMFPDESEWTRWLAVHRVLRLSVLPQPPGPGVLDAGGRVGRNFAPERQAEKGNIFKALADHLRSTLASRRVVIASFSEGARERLAGLILDEGIKGAKPIADLRDLPDQAGALGLAVWPLEGGFTSDGSATGALAVISEQDVLGDRLIRGAKKRRKAENFLRDTTTLTPGDLVVHVEHGIGRYTGLETVKALGVPHDCVALEYAGGDRLYLPVENIELLSRYGHEQGLLDKLGGGAWQARKARLKERIKLIADRLMRVAAERLLRPAPVLEPEHHEIETFAARFPYAETDDQAAAIADVAEDLAAGRPMDRLVVGDVGFGKTEVAMRAAFIAASQGRQVAVVAPTTLLARQHFRTFAERFRGTAINVRPLSRFVSAKDASATRKGLAEGTVDIVVGTHAVLSKQVRFKNLGLLVVDEEQHFGVAHKERLKELRSDIHVLTLTATPIPRTLQLSLTGVRDLSIIGTPPIDRLAIRTYVSEFDSVTIREALVREKYRGGQSFFVVPRLTDLPEVEEWLKEHVPEVSYIVAHGQLAAGDLDRRMNGFYDRGADVLVATSIVESGLDIPTANTMVVWRADMFGLAQLYQIRGRVGRSKTRAYCYLTTKPRVPLTPQAMRRLKFLGALDSLGAGFNLASQDLDLRGAGNLLGEEQSGHIKEVGFELYQQMLEETIAKLKSGEIEGTPEDEWAPQLNLGVPVTIPESYVPDLDVRLGLYRRLAGLTSKVELEGFAAELIDRFGPLPREVNTLLLVIRIKAMAKRANIAKLDAGPKGATIQFHGDKFPNPAGLVEFIHDQRGQAKVTDNRIVILRDWPTDADRIKGSFAIAKDLAAKIKEGKAKG, from the coding sequence ATGTCCTCTCATCCAGAACACCTGATCCTCTCCGGCGCGCCCGAAGGCATGGATGCCGCGCTGATCGCGCGCGAACTGTCACGCGGCAAACCCGTCATCCATATCGCCCGCGACGACCGGCGCATGGCCGCGATGCGGGCTGCGCTGGAGTTCTTTGCCCCTGCTGTCGCGGTGCTGGAGTTCCCGGCCTGGGATACGACGCCCTATGATCGCGTCTCACCTGCGCCGGCGGTGATGGCGGCCCGGATGGCGGTGCTGACGGCGCTGGCACATGGTGCGTTCAAGGGGCCGTTCGTGTTGCTGACGACGCTTTCGGCCGTCATGCAGCGCGTTCCCGCGCGCGAGGTGCTGCGCGATGCCAGTTTCTCGGCTGCCGTGGGCGACCGGATGGATGATGCGGGTTTGCGCGCCTTTCTCGCCAGAATGGGTTTCGTGCAGGCGCCCACAGTGACCGAGCCGGGCGATTTCGCGGTCAGGGGTGGGATCATCGATATCTTCCCGCCCGGTGAATCTGGCCCGATCCGGTTGGATATGTTTGGCGACGTGCTGGATGGCGCGCGCAGATTCGACGCAGAAACACAGCGTTCCACCGAAAAGCTCGACCGTATCGAGCTTGCGCCCATGTCCGAAGTGATCCTGGACGAAGCTGCGATCACCCGTTTCCGCCAGAACTACCGTGCGGAATATGGCGGCGGTGCCAACGATCCGCTTTATGAGGGGATCAGCGCAGGCCGCAAGATAGCGGGGATGGAGCACTGGCTGCCGTGGTTTCATGCGCGGCTGGAAAGCCTGTTCGATTATCTGCCCGATGCCTCGGTCGTCACCGACGATCATCTGGAGCAGGTGCGCGATGCGCGCTGGCACACGATCACCGAACAGTTTGATGCCCGGCGCGAGGCGCTGGCGCGCAAGGGCGGCACCGATTCCGTCTATCGTCCGGTGCCCCCCAACATGATGTTCCCGGACGAATCCGAATGGACGCGCTGGCTGGCCGTGCATCGGGTGCTGCGGCTGTCGGTCCTGCCCCAGCCCCCCGGGCCGGGAGTTCTGGACGCGGGCGGGCGGGTCGGGCGTAATTTCGCCCCCGAACGGCAGGCAGAGAAAGGAAATATTTTCAAAGCCCTTGCCGATCATCTTCGAAGTACTCTGGCTTCCCGCCGGGTGGTGATCGCCAGCTTCTCGGAAGGCGCGCGCGAGCGGCTTGCCGGGCTGATCTTGGATGAAGGCATCAAGGGCGCCAAACCCATCGCCGATCTTCGCGACCTGCCCGATCAGGCCGGCGCGCTGGGGCTGGCGGTGTGGCCGCTGGAAGGAGGCTTTACCTCGGACGGTTCGGCGACGGGTGCGCTGGCGGTGATCTCGGAACAGGACGTGCTGGGCGACCGGCTGATCCGGGGCGCGAAAAAGCGTCGCAAGGCCGAGAATTTCCTGCGTGACACCACCACGCTGACCCCTGGTGATCTGGTGGTGCATGTCGAGCATGGCATCGGCCGCTATACCGGGCTGGAAACCGTCAAGGCGCTTGGCGTGCCGCATGATTGCGTGGCGCTGGAATATGCCGGCGGCGACCGGCTGTACCTGCCGGTCGAAAATATCGAGTTGCTGAGCCGCTATGGCCACGAACAGGGTCTGCTCGACAAGCTGGGTGGCGGTGCATGGCAGGCGCGCAAGGCCCGCCTGAAAGAACGGATCAAGCTGATTGCCGACCGGCTGATGCGGGTCGCGGCCGAACGGCTGCTGCGCCCGGCCCCGGTCCTTGAGCCCGAGCATCACGAGATCGAAACGTTCGCCGCTCGATTCCCCTATGCGGAAACCGACGATCAGGCTGCTGCCATCGCCGATGTGGCCGAGGATCTGGCCGCAGGCCGCCCGATGGACCGGCTGGTCGTGGGCGACGTGGGTTTCGGCAAGACCGAGGTCGCCATGCGCGCAGCCTTTATTGCCGCCTCGCAGGGCCGTCAGGTCGCCGTGGTGGCGCCGACGACACTGCTGGCCCGCCAGCATTTCCGCACCTTTGCCGAGCGTTTCCGCGGCACGGCGATCAATGTCCGGCCGCTGTCGCGCTTCGTATCCGCCAAGGATGCCTCTGCGACCCGCAAGGGTCTGGCGGAGGGCACCGTGGATATTGTCGTCGGCACCCATGCGGTTCTGTCCAAGCAGGTGCGCTTCAAGAACCTTGGGCTGCTGGTGGTGGACGAAGAGCAGCATTTCGGCGTTGCCCACAAGGAGCGGCTGAAGGAATTGCGCAGCGACATCCACGTCCTGACGCTGACCGCGACTCCGATTCCGCGCACGTTGCAACTGTCGCTGACGGGGGTTCGCGATCTGTCGATCATCGGCACGCCGCCGATCGACCGGCTGGCGATCCGCACCTATGTCAGCGAATTCGACAGCGTCACCATCCGCGAGGCGCTGGTGCGCGAGAAATATCGCGGCGGGCAGAGTTTCTTCGTCGTGCCGCGCCTGACCGATCTGCCCGAGGTCGAGGAATGGCTGAAAGAGCATGTGCCGGAGGTCAGCTATATTGTCGCCCATGGTCAGCTTGCGGCGGGCGATCTCGACCGCCGGATGAACGGCTTTTACGACCGGGGCGCGGATGTGCTGGTGGCGACGAGCATCGTCGAATCAGGGCTGGATATCCCGACCGCGAACACCATGGTGGTCTGGCGCGCCGATATGTTCGGCCTGGCGCAGCTTTACCAGATCCGCGGCAGGGTCGGGCGTTCAAAAACCCGGGCCTATTGCTATCTGACCACCAAGCCGCGCGTGCCCCTGACGCCGCAGGCCATGCGGCGGCTGAAGTTCCTGGGGGCGCTCGACAGTTTGGGCGCGGGCTTTAACCTCGCCTCGCAGGATCTGGATCTGAGGGGGGCGGGGAACCTTCTGGGCGAAGAGCAATCCGGCCATATCAAGGAGGTCGGCTTCGAGCTTTACCAACAGATGCTGGAAGAGACGATTGCCAAGCTGAAGTCGGGCGAGATCGAGGGCACGCCCGAGGACGAATGGGCGCCGCAGTTGAATCTGGGTGTGCCGGTGACGATCCCGGAAAGCTATGTGCCGGATCTGGATGTGCGGCTGGGCCTTTATCGCCGGCTGGCCGGGCTGACCAGCAAGGTCGAGCTGGAGGGGTTCGCCGCCGAGTTGATCGACCGTTTCGGTCCGCTGCCCCGCGAGGTGAACACGCTGTTGCTGGTCATCCGCATCAAGGCCATGGCCAAGCGCGCGAATATCGCCAAGCTGGATGCCGGGCCGAAGGGGGCAACGATCCAGTTCCATGGCGACAAGTTCCCCAATCCCGCCGGGTTGGTCGAATTCATCCACGATCAGCGGGGCCAGGCCAAGGTAACCGACAACCGGATCGTCATCTTGCGTGACTGGCCGACCGATGCCGATCGTATCAAGGGCAGTTTCGCCATCGCCAAGGATCTGGCTGCCAAGATCAAGGAAGGCAAGGCGAAAGGTTGA
- the clpA gene encoding ATP-dependent Clp protease ATP-binding subunit ClpA, translating into MPSFSTSLEQAIHAALALANEHHHELATLEHLLLALTEEPDAVKVMRACNVDLDELRRMLVEFIEDDLSTLITDVEGSEAVPTAAFQRVIQRAAIHVQSSGRTEVTGANVLVAIFAERESNAAFFLQELDMTRYDAVNFIAHGVAKNPSFSENRPVQGAEQQAEQAQAETSQAKDESALAKYCVDLNKKAVKGDVDPLIGRADEVERCIQVLCRRRKNNPLLVGDPGVGKTAIAEGLALKITRGETPDVLAGSTIYSLDMGALLAGTRYRGDFEERLKAVVKELEEHPDAILFIDEIHTVIGAGATSGGAMDASNLLKPALAGGKLRCMGSTTYKEFRQHFEKDRALARRFQKIDVNEPNVPDTIKILMGLKPSFEKHHDLRYTNDAIKMAVELSARYIHDRKLPDKAIDVIDEAGAAQHLVAESKRRKTIGPKEIEAVVAKIARIPPKSVSKDDATVLKDLEATLKRLVFGQDAAIEALSSAIKLARAGLREPEKPIGNYLFAGPTGVGKTEVAKQLASSLGVELLRFDMSEYMEKHAVSRLIGAPPGYVGFDQGGLLTDGVDQHPHCVLLLDEIEKAHPDVYNILLQVMDHGKLTDHNGRQVDFRNVILIMTSNAGAADQAKAAFGFGRERREGEDTAAIERTFTPEFRNRLDAVISFAPLSREIIVQVVEKFVLQLEAQLIDRGVHIELSPEAANWLAERGYDERMGARPLGRVIQESIKKPLAEELLFGRLTKGGVVRVRIEDDKPVFDITGPETPRISRSKPPLLTAD; encoded by the coding sequence GTGCCGTCCTTTTCGACCTCGCTGGAACAGGCCATCCATGCCGCGCTTGCGCTGGCCAACGAACATCATCATGAGCTCGCCACGCTCGAGCATCTCTTGCTTGCGCTGACGGAAGAGCCCGATGCCGTGAAGGTCATGCGGGCGTGCAATGTCGATCTGGATGAGTTGCGCCGCATGCTGGTCGAGTTCATCGAGGACGACCTTTCCACCCTCATCACCGATGTCGAGGGTTCCGAGGCCGTCCCGACAGCCGCATTCCAGCGCGTGATTCAGCGCGCCGCGATCCACGTCCAAAGCTCGGGCCGGACCGAGGTGACGGGGGCCAACGTCCTTGTCGCCATCTTCGCCGAACGCGAATCCAACGCCGCTTTCTTTCTGCAAGAGCTGGACATGACGCGCTATGATGCGGTGAATTTCATCGCCCATGGCGTCGCCAAGAACCCCTCTTTCTCGGAAAACCGCCCGGTTCAGGGCGCAGAGCAGCAGGCCGAACAGGCTCAGGCGGAAACCAGTCAGGCCAAGGATGAATCCGCGCTGGCGAAATATTGCGTGGATCTGAACAAAAAAGCCGTCAAGGGCGACGTCGATCCGTTGATCGGCCGCGCGGATGAGGTGGAGCGCTGCATCCAGGTGCTGTGCCGGCGGCGCAAGAACAACCCGCTGCTGGTCGGGGATCCCGGCGTCGGCAAAACCGCCATTGCCGAGGGGCTGGCGCTGAAAATCACCCGGGGCGAGACGCCGGACGTGCTGGCCGGCTCGACCATCTATTCGCTGGATATGGGCGCTCTTCTGGCCGGCACCCGCTATCGCGGCGATTTCGAAGAGCGGCTGAAAGCCGTCGTCAAGGAGTTGGAAGAGCATCCCGACGCCATCCTCTTCATCGACGAAATCCATACAGTGATTGGCGCCGGTGCCACCTCGGGCGGGGCGATGGATGCCTCCAATCTGCTGAAACCGGCTCTGGCGGGCGGCAAGCTGCGCTGCATGGGCTCGACCACCTACAAAGAGTTTCGCCAGCATTTCGAAAAGGACCGCGCGCTTGCGCGTCGTTTCCAGAAGATCGACGTGAACGAGCCGAACGTGCCCGACACGATCAAGATCCTGATGGGGCTGAAGCCCAGCTTCGAAAAGCATCACGACCTGCGCTATACCAACGACGCGATCAAGATGGCGGTCGAGCTTTCGGCCCGCTACATCCACGACCGCAAGCTGCCCGACAAGGCCATCGACGTGATCGACGAGGCGGGCGCCGCGCAGCATCTGGTCGCGGAAAGCAAACGTCGCAAGACCATCGGCCCGAAAGAGATCGAGGCGGTGGTGGCTAAGATCGCCCGCATCCCGCCGAAAAGCGTTTCCAAGGACGATGCAACGGTGCTGAAGGATCTGGAAGCAACGCTGAAACGGCTGGTCTTCGGCCAGGACGCGGCGATCGAGGCGCTTTCTTCCGCGATCAAGCTGGCGCGCGCCGGCTTGCGCGAACCCGAAAAGCCCATCGGCAACTACCTCTTCGCGGGACCGACAGGGGTGGGCAAGACCGAGGTCGCCAAGCAACTTGCCTCATCTCTCGGGGTGGAATTGCTGCGCTTCGACATGTCGGAGTACATGGAAAAGCACGCGGTCAGCCGGCTGATCGGCGCGCCTCCGGGCTATGTCGGCTTCGATCAGGGCGGGCTCTTGACCGACGGCGTGGATCAGCACCCGCATTGTGTGCTGCTGCTTGACGAAATCGAAAAGGCGCATCCGGATGTCTATAACATCCTGTTGCAGGTCATGGACCACGGCAAGCTTACCGACCATAACGGCCGGCAGGTGGATTTCCGCAACGTGATCCTGATCATGACCTCGAACGCAGGCGCCGCCGATCAGGCCAAGGCCGCCTTCGGCTTCGGACGAGAGCGTCGCGAGGGCGAGGATACCGCCGCCATCGAACGCACCTTCACGCCCGAATTCCGCAACCGGCTGGATGCGGTCATCAGCTTCGCGCCGCTCTCGCGCGAGATCATCGTGCAGGTGGTCGAGAAATTCGTCCTCCAACTCGAAGCGCAGCTCATCGACCGCGGCGTTCATATCGAACTCAGCCCGGAAGCCGCCAACTGGCTGGCCGAGCGTGGCTATGACGAAAGAATGGGCGCTCGTCCGCTGGGCCGGGTAATCCAGGAATCGATCAAGAAGCCTTTGGCCGAAGAGCTGCTGTTCGGTCGCTTGACCAAAGGCGGCGTGGTCCGGGTCCGGATCGAGGATGACAAGCCCGTCTTCGACATCACCGGCCCGGAGACCCCAAGGATCAGCCGCTCCAAGCCGCCGCTGCTGACAGCCGACTAG